Sequence from the bacterium CG_4_10_14_0_2_um_filter_33_32 genome:
GATAGATATTCATACCGGAGGCATAGATCATATACCGGTTCATCATACTAATGAAATCGCCCAATCAGAAGCTTTAACGGGTAAGCCTTTTGTAAATTATTGGATGCACGGGGAATTTTTACTGGTGAAATCAGGGCGAATGGGTAAATCAGAAGGGAACTTAATCAAAATCTCCGACCTTCAAGAAGAAGGCTATAACCCTTTAGCATATAGATTACTAACTCTTCAAGCTCATTATCGAGATAAACTGGATTTCACAAAAAGAAATCTCAAAGCGGCGCAAATAACATTAAACCGTATTTATAATGATATTAGAAGATATCTGTCAATTAAAAAAGAAACATCTGGTTTGAACATTTCAGACATATTAGACAAATCTGATCAAAAATTCGAACAAGCAATGAATGATGATTTAAATACCCCTAAAGCATTTGCAGAAATATTTAAATTATTGAACAAAGTTAATAAGCTCTTAGATTTAAATAAACTATCCTCAACTGATGGACAAAAAATCTTTAACCTTCTATTGAAATTTGATCATGTTTTTGGATTAAGCTTTGAAAAAATAAAAAAAGAAGAAATTCTACCGGTAGAGATTGAAATATTGATTAAAGACCGAGAAAACGCTCGCAGGGTAAAGAATTTTAAAAAAGCTGACGAGATTAGAGTCTCGCTTAAGAACAAAGGTATTGAGCTGGAAGACACGGCGAAAGACGTACGCTGGAAAAAGATAGATAAATTTTAATTCTTTTTTATAACAATAAATTCTGCTAAAATATATATAACTTTATTTTTAATCCGGGGTCGTCTAATGGTAGGACAACGGAATTTGGATCCGTTAATCGGGGTTCGAGTCCCTGCCCCGGAACCATTTATTAATCATCTTATTAGATGAAAAACATAATAGATATCCATGTTAAAAAAACAGAGGCAAAAAAAGAATCGAGCATAAAACCGCCTAAAAAAAGAAAGAATATTAAGTTAGTAATAATTGCAGCATTATTGATTTTTTTATCCATAATAGCTGCATTTTTTTTATGGCCAAAAGAAAAAAAGGAAACGGTTATTGAACCAAAAAAAGAAGAAACAAAAGTTGTAAGCGAGCCTAAAAAAGAAGTGTCACTCTTTAATATAGAATCACCTCTTAATGGGGCTTTAACTACTGAAGAAAAAGCAAAAAGAAGGCCAATTGCGGCTGCGATTGAAAATCATCCCGCCTCAAGGCCTCAATCCGGTCTAGACAAAGCAGGCTTAGTTTACGAAGCATTAACCGAAGGTGGAATCACTAGATTTTTAGCATTTTTCGTTGAAAATGACGTAAAAGAAGTTGGACCTGTAAGAAGCGCGAGAATTTATTTTGTAAGATTTGCGGATGAATATAATGCTTTCTACACTCACGTAGGCGGGAGCGCAGATGCGTTGGCTTTAATCAAAGAATTGGATAATTTTTACAACTTAGACCAATTTAGCTTGGGCAAATATTTTTGGCGCGATAAAAAGAGATTTGCTCCTCATAATGTATACTCGTCAACAGATCTTCTAAGGAAGGCGGGGGAAAGTAAAAAATGGGACGCAAATGCTGATTATGATAAATATCAGTTTAAGAATGATGTATCAGAAAATAAACGGGGGAATAAAGAAAAAATAACTATCAATTTTTCTTTTAAACAATATCAAGTCGATTATTATTATGATAAATCTAATAATGAATACAAAAGAAATCTTGCAGGAAAAGAACATATAGATAAGAATTCAAAACAACAGATTAAGGCAAAAAATATAATCATACAGTATGTAGAAAGTTGGA
This genomic interval carries:
- a CDS encoding cysteine--tRNA ligase, encoding MLKLYNTLTKNKEMFKPIKNKKVGIYTCGPTVYGYAHIGNLRTYIFADILKKYLKYEGYKVKHVMNITDVGHLTSDGDTGEDKIEKEARLEHKSAWDIANFYTHVFFEDSEALNIEKPDIISKATDYIKDQIEFIQKLEKKGFTYVIKDGVYFDTSKLKDYGKLAKLDIKGLKAGARIKSVIGKKNITDFALWKFSPKDKKRQMEWDSPWGRGFPGWHIECSTMSMKHLGKTIDIHTGGIDHIPVHHTNEIAQSEALTGKPFVNYWMHGEFLLVKSGRMGKSEGNLIKISDLQEEGYNPLAYRLLTLQAHYRDKLDFTKRNLKAAQITLNRIYNDIRRYLSIKKETSGLNISDILDKSDQKFEQAMNDDLNTPKAFAEIFKLLNKVNKLLDLNKLSSTDGQKIFNLLLKFDHVFGLSFEKIKKEEILPVEIEILIKDRENARRVKNFKKADEIRVSLKNKGIELEDTAKDVRWKKIDKF